A genomic region of Alicyclobacillus sp. SO9 contains the following coding sequences:
- a CDS encoding XdhC family aldehyde oxidoreductase maturation factor, producing MKGLYDACSRLLNAGEDVVMAAVVDKQGSAPRTAGAKMLVRRNGLLFGTIGGGLLEARVIHYAKEVFATRESTVREFYLTGEDAASTEMICGGRVKVLVEYVSPADKVAVTLFRRLTELLNSGRDAWLITELPRDGQQTERLNRYLLDTMGSAANPEGIDSEEDFPIPAMVHKALARKRIQIVETPETRYVVNPVHSLGTVYLFGAGHVGQQVATLTGMVDFRTVVLDDRAEFANGERFPTVDEILVLKSFDSCFSRLSVSGDSYIVILTRGHGHDKTVLEQALATDAGYIGLISSQRKRKLLYQALQDSGVSDEQLHRVYSPVGVEIGAETPEEIAISIVAQLIQVRGERAHE from the coding sequence ATGAAGGGTCTGTATGATGCTTGTTCGCGACTCTTGAACGCAGGGGAAGACGTGGTGATGGCTGCGGTGGTTGACAAACAGGGATCGGCGCCTCGAACCGCGGGAGCAAAAATGCTGGTGCGGCGTAACGGATTGCTGTTCGGAACCATTGGCGGAGGGCTGCTGGAAGCCAGGGTTATACATTACGCTAAAGAAGTCTTCGCAACGCGTGAAAGCACTGTTCGTGAATTCTATCTCACCGGGGAAGATGCTGCCAGCACCGAAATGATTTGCGGCGGCAGGGTCAAAGTGCTCGTAGAGTACGTGTCTCCCGCTGACAAAGTTGCAGTGACACTGTTTCGCAGACTGACAGAGCTCTTGAATTCAGGACGGGATGCGTGGCTTATTACTGAGTTGCCGCGGGACGGACAACAAACCGAGCGGTTGAACCGTTATCTTTTGGATACCATGGGCAGTGCAGCAAATCCCGAAGGCATAGACAGTGAGGAAGACTTTCCCATACCGGCGATGGTACACAAAGCTCTTGCAAGGAAAAGGATACAGATTGTAGAGACCCCTGAGACCCGTTACGTAGTAAATCCCGTTCACTCTCTCGGGACTGTGTACTTGTTTGGTGCGGGCCACGTCGGACAGCAAGTGGCAACATTAACGGGAATGGTGGACTTTCGAACCGTTGTATTGGACGACAGGGCTGAATTTGCCAACGGTGAACGATTTCCAACTGTCGATGAGATACTAGTGCTCAAGAGCTTTGATTCATGCTTTAGCCGGCTGTCTGTGTCCGGAGACAGTTATATCGTTATTCTTACGAGAGGGCATGGACATGATAAAACGGTTTTGGAGCAGGCGCTTGCCACTGATGCGGGGTATATCGGTCTCATCAGCAGTCAGCGCAAGCGCAAACTGCTCTATCAGGCTCTGCAAGACAGTGGCGTTTCAGACGAACAGCTTCATCGAGTGTACTCACCGGTTGGCGTGGAGATTGGTGCGGAGACACCGGAAGAGATTGCAATCAGCATTGTGGCGCAACTCATCCAGGTGCGAGGAGAGCGGGCACATGAATGA
- a CDS encoding NTP transferase domain-containing protein codes for MNEVGINEVGMNEVDRALPGTAAIILAAGFSSRMGAFKPLLRLGQSTAVERSVRGFLNAGVNNVTVVVGHRYEEMVQVVQFLGALMVVNSQYREGMFSSVQAGVTSLRSDVQAFFLLPVDCPVVQSSTIRQLYAAYQGSGKDIAYPVFRGQRGHPPLISTCLSSEILESKASSDGLRGVLRQHEAAAVDVSVEDHGILIDMDVPSDYRDLQAHLQRTGE; via the coding sequence ATGAATGAAGTTGGTATAAATGAAGTTGGTATGAATGAAGTTGACAGAGCGCTTCCAGGGACTGCTGCCATCATACTTGCAGCGGGTTTCTCGTCGCGAATGGGGGCATTTAAACCCCTTTTGAGACTTGGACAAAGTACGGCTGTGGAACGGTCAGTCCGCGGCTTTCTCAATGCAGGTGTGAACAATGTTACAGTGGTTGTGGGACATCGATATGAAGAAATGGTTCAGGTGGTTCAGTTTCTCGGGGCACTGATGGTCGTCAATTCTCAGTATCGGGAAGGCATGTTTTCCTCAGTACAAGCAGGCGTGACAAGCTTGAGGAGTGACGTTCAAGCGTTTTTTCTGCTGCCGGTCGACTGTCCAGTGGTTCAATCCAGCACCATCAGGCAGCTGTATGCGGCCTATCAAGGCAGTGGAAAAGACATCGCTTATCCCGTCTTCAGAGGTCAGAGAGGACATCCGCCTCTTATTTCGACGTGTTTATCTAGCGAAATTCTTGAGTCTAAAGCGTCTTCTGATGGACTCCGAGGGGTGCTTCGGCAACATGAAGCGGCAGCAGTAGACGTTAGTGTCGAAGACCACGGCATCTTAATTGATATGGATGTTCCGTCAGACTACAGGGACCTGCAGGCGCATCTGCAGCGCACAGGTGAATGA
- a CDS encoding HAD-IIB family hydrolase, whose translation MQYRLLALDLDGTLLTLDDSGEPTVSNQNRHWIQAAWDAGIQVVLATGRHRLSAAVHRVVQQLCIPFPLVVVNGSEVWTSQGELLLRQAFRYEDAVILHNLARKFHVSCIGFTCGGRVKAEELAEGLPDLTWLKFVLRSSADLTGPDTFARLRTRVLASGRFECTRSTDSTMEVNPAGVNKAVGLSILCKRLQISKHEVAAIGDGWNDIEMLRWAGLGIAMMNAPSEVRRAADGVTDTCENDGVAKAVEKILLAQS comes from the coding sequence ATGCAGTATAGGCTGTTGGCGCTAGATTTGGACGGTACCCTGCTGACGCTCGATGACAGTGGCGAACCCACCGTTTCTAATCAGAATCGGCATTGGATTCAGGCTGCTTGGGACGCCGGCATACAAGTAGTCTTGGCGACAGGACGTCATCGTCTGTCTGCTGCGGTCCATCGAGTTGTTCAACAACTTTGTATCCCCTTCCCCTTGGTTGTTGTGAATGGAAGCGAAGTCTGGACATCTCAAGGTGAGCTTCTCTTGCGTCAGGCCTTTCGCTACGAGGATGCAGTTATACTGCACAATCTTGCGCGAAAATTTCATGTGTCTTGCATCGGATTTACCTGCGGAGGCCGTGTAAAAGCTGAGGAACTGGCTGAAGGACTACCAGACTTAACATGGTTGAAGTTTGTACTGCGGTCTTCTGCGGACTTGACAGGTCCTGATACCTTCGCGAGGCTGCGAACCCGTGTTCTCGCCAGCGGAAGATTTGAATGCACACGTTCAACAGACTCAACCATGGAAGTCAATCCTGCTGGAGTGAATAAAGCAGTCGGGCTCAGTATTCTCTGCAAGAGACTTCAAATCAGCAAGCACGAGGTTGCAGCCATTGGCGACGGGTGGAACGATATAGAGATGCTGAGGTGGGCAGGTCTAGGCATCGCCATGATGAATGCGCCCTCTGAAGTGCGAAGGGCAGCTGACGGAGTGACAGATACGTGTGAAAATGACGGCGTGGCCAAGGCTGTTGAGAAGATTCTCTTGGCACAGAGTTAA
- a CDS encoding alpha/beta hydrolase, giving the protein MEHEFTMSMSDGHQVFLKKWHPEGQDAKAVMQLSHGMAEHIGRYQPFAEFLANHGFIVYGNDHRGHGKTGQQSGNTGFLADHDGFERVVDDMHEINGLIHGEFPNVPVFLLGHSMGSFLARRYVQRFHGRVQGVILTGTAGSPGFPGRVGKILAQSQVRKLGKLAPSEKMNQLMFGNYNKSFANVRTPFDWLSRDHREVDKYVNDPLCGFVCSSGFYVDLLTGLFAIHRDSEISKIEKELPFLFLSGSDDPVGHRTKGVQQAVQQLQRRGITNVEVKFYDGARHELFQETNRDEVFQEIYQWLEQQLKFGTI; this is encoded by the coding sequence ATGGAGCACGAATTTACCATGAGTATGTCTGACGGCCATCAGGTCTTCCTGAAAAAATGGCACCCTGAAGGGCAGGATGCCAAAGCAGTCATGCAGTTGTCTCATGGCATGGCCGAGCACATTGGCCGCTATCAGCCATTTGCAGAATTCTTGGCGAATCATGGTTTTATAGTGTACGGCAACGACCATCGCGGTCATGGGAAAACTGGGCAGCAGTCCGGGAACACGGGCTTTCTGGCAGACCATGACGGTTTTGAACGTGTTGTGGACGATATGCACGAGATAAACGGACTGATCCATGGTGAGTTTCCGAACGTACCTGTGTTTCTGCTGGGTCACAGCATGGGTTCGTTTTTAGCACGACGCTATGTACAGCGCTTTCACGGCCGGGTTCAAGGGGTTATACTGACAGGCACCGCGGGAAGTCCTGGCTTTCCTGGTCGCGTGGGCAAAATTCTTGCTCAGTCGCAAGTCCGAAAGCTGGGAAAGTTGGCGCCTAGTGAAAAGATGAACCAACTGATGTTTGGCAATTACAATAAATCTTTTGCAAATGTACGAACACCCTTTGACTGGCTGTCTCGAGACCATCGCGAAGTGGACAAGTACGTGAATGACCCCTTGTGCGGCTTTGTCTGTTCGTCGGGTTTCTACGTGGATTTACTTACAGGTCTGTTTGCAATTCATAGGGATTCAGAAATTTCCAAAATAGAGAAGGAGTTGCCTTTTTTGTTCTTGAGCGGCTCTGACGATCCCGTTGGTCATCGCACAAAAGGCGTCCAACAGGCAGTCCAGCAGTTGCAAAGAAGAGGTATCACGAACGTGGAAGTGAAATTTTACGACGGAGCCCGCCATGAGTTGTTTCAGGAGACCAATCGAGACGAGGTGTTTCAGGAGATCTATCAATGGCTGGAGCAACAACTGAAATTTGGAACCATCTAG
- a CDS encoding restriction endonuclease: MNRDWMNRRLLSMAIAIGIVISLVTFHDTRLVLGITVLSTEASLAAYYVIRKKYTVAGLFAIAMAATALSFSHNPLLRNSDILIVALGIAAIGFYNKYFAAPRLKAEQLQRIEQSGIQQMEEMEPEAFLESMELHFYAKGWAPERTPRTNNHGANLVVNKPNGNRVAVRLRASREAVGTRWVEEVIGSRPYYHADAGMVITTSEFTAGAREIAKKNDIELWNRSDLIDSLIEVSEKQEQAEKTVQA, encoded by the coding sequence ATGAATCGAGATTGGATGAATCGCAGGCTGCTTTCAATGGCTATTGCGATTGGCATCGTCATTTCGTTAGTTACTTTTCACGACACGAGACTTGTCTTGGGAATCACAGTCCTCAGTACCGAAGCCTCGCTTGCTGCATATTACGTCATTCGGAAGAAATACACGGTTGCGGGATTGTTCGCAATCGCTATGGCTGCCACGGCCCTGTCATTTTCCCATAATCCGTTGCTCAGGAACTCAGACATATTGATTGTTGCACTAGGTATTGCAGCTATCGGATTTTACAACAAATACTTTGCGGCTCCTCGTCTCAAGGCGGAGCAGTTGCAAAGAATTGAGCAGTCAGGAATTCAGCAAATGGAGGAAATGGAGCCGGAGGCTTTTCTTGAGAGCATGGAGTTGCACTTTTATGCGAAAGGGTGGGCGCCGGAGCGTACACCGAGGACAAACAATCACGGGGCAAATCTAGTTGTCAACAAACCAAACGGCAACCGTGTTGCAGTGCGATTGAGAGCCTCTAGGGAGGCTGTAGGGACACGGTGGGTTGAAGAGGTCATTGGCAGCAGACCGTACTATCATGCTGACGCCGGAATGGTGATAACCACCAGCGAGTTTACGGCGGGCGCCCGTGAAATAGCGAAGAAGAATGACATTGAACTGTGGAATCGAAGCGATTTGATTGACAGTCTCATCGAAGTGAGTGAGAAACAGGAACAAGCGGAGAAAACGGTGCAGGCGTAG
- a CDS encoding 2-oxoacid:acceptor oxidoreductase family protein gives MKQHETAVSHRFMEIRMESIGGLGANLAGKILSESGVIRQGLNGWYAASYGSEKKGSPVKAFVKFAPHEIEIRGTYPVDEPDVVAVFHEALLRNPSTIAGLRPGGTLLVNTKRTTKEIREQVSRNDIKIAVVDALGISVREKTRINTAMLGAMCRAVPMLDPEAVREGITEAFSTRYQHLLDANLRTFDGGRTEVIEEEPIESAETPSNNSATAADPVPVKTSLGYESQFLGGNIVHPGNSVAKDLSASREGFVPALNLDTCIHCAACDQVCPDLCFVWETKDNGKGREFQYLKGIDYQYCKGCQKCVEACPTDALQTIAEESDYVDEHTVKHGFAGLAVR, from the coding sequence ATGAAACAGCATGAAACAGCTGTATCACATCGATTCATGGAAATTCGAATGGAGTCCATCGGAGGACTTGGAGCGAATTTGGCCGGCAAGATTTTGTCGGAGTCAGGCGTGATTAGACAAGGTTTGAACGGTTGGTATGCAGCTTCGTACGGTTCTGAGAAAAAGGGATCACCTGTAAAAGCGTTCGTGAAGTTTGCACCGCATGAAATTGAAATTCGCGGCACATACCCTGTGGATGAGCCAGACGTTGTTGCGGTGTTTCATGAAGCACTGCTAAGAAACCCGTCAACCATTGCGGGACTGAGACCCGGCGGAACACTGCTGGTTAATACAAAACGCACGACGAAAGAAATTCGGGAACAAGTTTCGCGAAACGATATTAAGATTGCTGTTGTCGATGCACTGGGCATTTCGGTCCGAGAAAAGACCCGTATCAACACAGCAATGCTTGGTGCCATGTGCAGAGCAGTGCCGATGCTCGACCCAGAAGCAGTCCGGGAAGGCATCACAGAAGCATTCTCTACACGCTATCAACATTTACTCGATGCAAACTTGAGAACGTTTGACGGGGGCCGCACAGAAGTCATTGAGGAAGAGCCGATAGAAAGCGCGGAAACACCATCCAATAACAGTGCAACTGCAGCAGACCCTGTACCTGTAAAAACGAGCTTGGGTTACGAATCGCAGTTCCTTGGCGGGAACATCGTCCATCCAGGGAATTCAGTGGCGAAAGACCTGAGTGCATCACGTGAGGGATTCGTTCCAGCGTTGAATCTGGATACCTGCATTCACTGCGCGGCTTGCGACCAAGTCTGTCCCGACCTTTGCTTTGTCTGGGAGACAAAAGACAACGGCAAGGGACGCGAGTTTCAGTATCTGAAAGGTATCGACTACCAGTACTGCAAGGGTTGCCAAAAGTGTGTTGAAGCGTGTCCGACTGATGCGCTGCAGACAATTGCCGAAGAAAGCGACTATGTAGATGAGCATACGGTGAAACACGGTTTTGCCGGATTAGCAGTTCGGTGA
- a CDS encoding thiamine pyrophosphate-dependent enzyme, with amino-acid sequence MNVVDKASVSNNNESLGQQIQEFHSGNEMAAKAAAQINYHLMGYFPITPSTEVAQYLDQMKVRGEHNITMIPADGEHGAAGICYGAATGGGRVFNATSANGFLYMLENLPVFSGTRFPMVLNLVTRSVSGPLDIRGDHSDLYYGLNIGWPILLARDPQAVYDMNIMALKLAEHKDVRLPVMVAYDGFFTSHAKRRVEFFEDRKPVEEFVGPTPTPTVTSLDPKNPVTIGPYMNDPDQMNNKYQQSNAIYNAEAVFEQIAVDYAKVSGRHYGLLDLYKMDDAEVVLFILNSAADTARDAVDDLRAQGIKAGIVSPNMIRPFPKAAIQQALAKAKVVLVAERADSYGAHGANLTQEVKAALQEVHSEAHVLSRVYGLGGKEFYPADALDLFDACTTWLAGGAVLDFDYYGTQPGSVEAVQENLHQGLPALTKEEMSGYVSVEQQDTGELKVKVPNLRTLTKKPRRLAPGHGACPGCGIFPGVETFLKGIEGDVVVLYQTGCAMVTTTGYPYTSHRVTYVHNLFQNGAATLSGLVEMFWEKKRRGEIEVGEDITFVMVTGDGGMDIGMGPAIGAALRNHKMIILEYDNEGYMNTGAQLSYSTPLGHQTSTSNIGPKGTGKSFPHKDTPQIMASTNIPYVFTGTEAFAQDLIKKAAKAQWYAQNEGLVYGKILIACPLNWKSKDSEGNNIVGAAVKSCFFPLYEVEHGKTNITYNPDEKKQRIPVTDWLKTMGKTRHLLKEENEGLLHQFEEEVDRRWRRLLAKHEHPDL; translated from the coding sequence ATGAATGTTGTGGATAAAGCATCTGTCAGTAACAACAATGAGTCTTTGGGCCAGCAAATCCAGGAGTTTCATTCAGGCAATGAAATGGCAGCAAAAGCCGCTGCACAAATCAACTACCATTTAATGGGTTACTTTCCTATTACACCGTCAACTGAAGTCGCTCAGTACTTAGATCAGATGAAAGTGCGCGGCGAGCACAACATCACGATGATCCCGGCCGACGGCGAACACGGCGCAGCGGGTATCTGCTACGGTGCAGCAACAGGGGGCGGACGCGTGTTCAATGCGACGTCTGCGAACGGCTTCCTATATATGCTGGAGAACTTGCCCGTGTTCTCAGGGACCAGATTTCCGATGGTGTTGAATTTGGTAACGAGATCGGTATCGGGACCCTTGGACATTCGCGGCGATCACTCCGACCTATACTATGGCCTGAACATTGGCTGGCCGATTTTGTTGGCACGGGACCCGCAGGCTGTGTACGACATGAACATCATGGCCCTAAAACTGGCTGAGCACAAAGATGTACGCTTGCCTGTGATGGTTGCGTATGACGGATTCTTTACCTCCCACGCGAAACGGAGAGTAGAGTTCTTCGAGGATAGGAAACCAGTTGAGGAGTTTGTCGGACCGACACCGACACCAACCGTAACTTCACTGGATCCGAAGAATCCGGTGACCATTGGTCCATACATGAACGACCCGGATCAGATGAACAACAAATATCAACAGTCCAATGCAATTTATAACGCGGAGGCAGTCTTCGAGCAAATTGCAGTTGACTATGCAAAGGTATCAGGTCGGCATTATGGACTCTTGGACCTCTATAAAATGGACGATGCAGAAGTGGTCCTGTTTATTTTGAATTCCGCTGCTGACACGGCTCGAGATGCTGTCGACGACTTGCGGGCACAGGGAATTAAGGCTGGAATTGTGTCACCCAACATGATTCGCCCGTTCCCAAAAGCAGCAATCCAACAAGCATTGGCGAAAGCCAAGGTTGTTCTAGTAGCAGAACGTGCAGATTCATATGGTGCACACGGCGCGAATCTCACACAGGAAGTGAAAGCTGCGTTGCAGGAAGTTCATTCCGAAGCACATGTCTTATCTCGTGTGTATGGACTGGGCGGCAAAGAATTCTACCCTGCAGATGCACTTGACTTGTTTGATGCCTGCACAACCTGGTTGGCTGGCGGCGCAGTGCTCGATTTTGATTACTACGGCACACAGCCTGGCAGTGTGGAGGCTGTACAGGAAAACTTGCATCAAGGGTTGCCGGCACTGACTAAGGAAGAAATGAGCGGTTACGTTTCAGTTGAGCAGCAAGATACCGGGGAACTAAAGGTTAAGGTTCCGAATCTGAGAACACTGACCAAAAAGCCCCGCCGCTTGGCACCTGGTCATGGAGCTTGTCCGGGATGCGGTATCTTCCCTGGAGTTGAGACATTCCTGAAGGGCATTGAAGGGGACGTAGTGGTTTTGTATCAAACCGGATGCGCCATGGTAACCACAACCGGTTATCCATACACATCGCATCGCGTGACCTATGTTCATAATCTGTTCCAAAACGGTGCAGCGACTCTGTCTGGTCTCGTAGAAATGTTCTGGGAGAAAAAGCGTCGCGGAGAAATTGAGGTTGGCGAAGATATCACATTCGTGATGGTAACCGGAGACGGCGGCATGGACATCGGCATGGGTCCAGCCATCGGAGCCGCACTGCGGAACCACAAGATGATTATCCTGGAATACGACAACGAAGGGTACATGAACACTGGTGCACAGTTGTCCTATTCAACACCGCTGGGACACCAAACATCAACATCTAACATTGGTCCGAAAGGTACAGGGAAGTCATTCCCGCATAAGGATACACCGCAGATTATGGCTTCCACGAACATTCCGTACGTCTTTACTGGCACGGAAGCCTTTGCTCAGGACCTGATTAAGAAAGCAGCAAAAGCACAGTGGTATGCTCAGAACGAAGGATTGGTTTACGGCAAGATTTTGATTGCCTGCCCGTTGAACTGGAAGTCCAAGGATTCTGAAGGCAACAACATTGTGGGCGCTGCCGTCAAATCCTGCTTCTTCCCGCTCTATGAAGTGGAGCATGGCAAGACGAACATCACTTACAATCCGGATGAAAAGAAGCAGCGAATTCCGGTGACAGACTGGCTGAAGACCATGGGTAAAACCCGCCATCTGCTCAAGGAAGAAAATGAAGGACTGCTGCACCAGTTTGAGGAAGAAGTCGACCGTCGCTGGCGCCGTCTGCTCGCAAAGCACGAGCACCCGGATCTGTAA
- a CDS encoding H-type small acid-soluble spore protein, protein MNQNRAEQIARSPIMANVTYKGQPIYIQHVEDSGHSARVYPLNNPKAEQNVALDDLYEG, encoded by the coding sequence GTGAATCAGAATCGAGCGGAGCAAATTGCGAGATCGCCAATTATGGCCAACGTGACGTATAAGGGACAGCCGATTTACATCCAACATGTTGAGGACAGCGGTCACTCAGCGCGCGTCTATCCTCTGAATAATCCGAAGGCGGAACAAAATGTTGCACTGGACGATTTATACGAGGGTTAA
- a CDS encoding Nramp family divalent metal transporter → MSVPETTVKPNKTELAARHVLSGKQKGLRSLLPFIGPAFIAAVAYIDPGNYATNIQSGSQFGYRLLWVVVLANLMAMLIQSMSAKLGIATGKSLPELCRERFPKWLSVFLWVFSEIAAMGTDLAEFLGATLGLYLLFHIPLLIGTIITGIATYVILMLDRFGFRPLEKFIGALVVLIGICYIAETILSKPNFRQVAYHSVVPWIGNGSAMLLAVGVIGATVMPHVVYLHSGLTQKRIVPKNDEEKRKINGFSIKEIIIAMSLAGLVNLAMMYMAASVFHGSGHTGIADITTAYKTLTPLLGSASAAVFLVSLLASGFSSSAVGTMAGQVIMQGFVGFTIPLWVRRVVTMAPTIVIVALHVDPTKTLVISQVVLSLVLPMPIIALIYFTRRRDIMGVLVNKRWTTVLASLTAVLIVMLNLLLIYQTFGGKLPFV, encoded by the coding sequence GTGTCTGTTCCAGAAACCACGGTAAAGCCAAATAAAACAGAATTAGCTGCAAGACATGTGCTTAGCGGTAAGCAGAAGGGATTACGCTCTCTGCTTCCGTTTATCGGACCCGCTTTTATTGCTGCTGTAGCATACATCGATCCCGGCAACTACGCCACAAACATCCAAAGCGGGTCGCAATTTGGCTACAGATTATTGTGGGTCGTTGTGCTGGCAAACCTGATGGCTATGCTGATACAGAGCATGTCTGCCAAACTGGGGATCGCAACGGGAAAAAGCCTCCCGGAGCTCTGCAGAGAGCGGTTCCCCAAATGGCTGTCCGTGTTCTTGTGGGTATTCTCCGAAATCGCCGCAATGGGGACAGACCTTGCCGAGTTTTTGGGTGCCACGCTAGGCCTGTATTTGCTCTTTCACATCCCGCTGCTCATCGGCACAATTATCACCGGTATAGCAACGTACGTAATTCTTATGCTCGATAGATTTGGGTTTAGACCCTTGGAAAAATTCATTGGTGCACTCGTTGTTTTGATTGGAATTTGCTACATTGCAGAGACCATTTTATCCAAACCTAATTTTCGCCAAGTCGCATACCACAGCGTTGTTCCATGGATTGGAAATGGCAGTGCGATGCTTCTGGCTGTCGGTGTCATTGGAGCCACCGTCATGCCCCATGTAGTCTATCTGCATTCGGGCTTGACGCAAAAACGGATCGTCCCCAAAAACGATGAAGAGAAAAGAAAAATCAACGGCTTTAGTATCAAGGAAATCATCATCGCGATGAGTCTGGCCGGCCTCGTCAATTTAGCCATGATGTACATGGCCGCTTCCGTTTTTCACGGCAGCGGGCATACAGGCATCGCCGACATCACAACGGCTTACAAAACCCTGACACCTCTGCTCGGTTCTGCCTCAGCAGCCGTCTTCCTTGTTTCCCTGTTAGCCTCCGGCTTCTCCAGCTCTGCTGTTGGCACCATGGCGGGACAGGTGATTATGCAAGGATTTGTTGGATTTACCATTCCACTATGGGTACGACGGGTCGTCACCATGGCTCCCACAATTGTCATTGTAGCTCTGCACGTCGACCCAACAAAAACCCTGGTCATAAGCCAAGTTGTTCTCAGCCTGGTTTTACCAATGCCTATTATTGCACTCATATACTTTACCCGCAGGCGTGACATTATGGGCGTTCTAGTCAATAAGCGCTGGACAACAGTCCTCGCGTCCCTTACCGCGGTGTTAATTGTCATGTTAAACCTGCTTCTTATCTATCAAACATTTGGCGGAAAACTCCCGTTTGTGTAA